A window of the Cystobacter fuscus genome harbors these coding sequences:
- a CDS encoding DUF4280 domain-containing protein has translation MGVQVVMGAMLQCSFGVAPSSLVVLPTNKTLSTTPSANIMDNKPLVNILPFGMCQSPANPTVAAATAAAMGVLTPMPCVPATAAPWVPGCPKVLIGNMPAVDSNCKLMCNWGGVIQVLSPGQVAVQNG, from the coding sequence ATGGGAGTCCAGGTCGTCATGGGAGCCATGTTGCAGTGCAGCTTCGGGGTGGCGCCTTCGTCGTTGGTGGTGTTGCCCACCAACAAGACCCTGTCCACGACCCCCTCGGCCAACATCATGGACAACAAGCCCCTGGTGAACATCCTGCCCTTCGGCATGTGTCAGTCTCCGGCCAACCCCACGGTGGCGGCGGCGACGGCGGCCGCGATGGGGGTGCTCACGCCCATGCCTTGCGTGCCCGCCACGGCGGCGCCCTGGGTGCCCGGCTGTCCCAAGGTGCTCATCGGCAACATGCCGGCCGTGGACAGCAACTGCAAACTGATGTGCAACTGGGGCGGGGTCATCCAGGTGCTCTCTCCGGGCCAGGTGGCGGTGCAGAATGGCTGA
- a CDS encoding type VI secretion system protein IglI family protein, with product MAEPAQQLSPLEPQLLTQSLTAEAPDLESSDERLEKVNDLVSRSAYTEAAHAAQTLLGQGLYDVRLVGPYLLGLFMEGGLEALPTMFHSLSSTLLINWQYFGPRERKDVFADAGLRWLLKVLNKHIEHHERLKNETWQRWSQASNREPLEQALALSEEIFASFNRVLQRNACEAPFRRLTQWMEGHLRSLPEPEPEAESEPEPEPEAEAEVVPARARTGPAESSRAASASTGPTMPVSPALAQLMRKLAAFDTLIERQDFRRATVVAADVLQVVEHFDPRVYLPAMFSRFFAGLSTKADEVEPLLQSTDSLGFRALDQLYRVDLEAFLAQEDGMSTGGDEE from the coding sequence ATGGCTGAACCCGCGCAGCAACTGTCTCCGCTCGAGCCCCAGCTGCTCACCCAGTCGCTGACGGCCGAGGCACCGGATCTGGAGAGTTCGGACGAGCGGCTGGAGAAGGTCAACGACCTGGTGTCTCGCAGCGCCTACACCGAGGCGGCTCACGCGGCGCAGACCCTGCTGGGGCAGGGTCTGTACGACGTCCGCCTGGTGGGGCCCTACCTTCTGGGGCTCTTCATGGAGGGCGGCCTGGAGGCGCTGCCGACGATGTTCCATTCGCTCTCCAGCACGCTGCTGATCAACTGGCAGTACTTCGGGCCGCGCGAGCGCAAGGATGTCTTCGCCGATGCGGGCCTGCGCTGGTTGCTCAAGGTGCTCAACAAGCACATCGAGCACCACGAGCGCCTCAAGAACGAGACGTGGCAGCGCTGGAGTCAGGCGAGCAACCGCGAGCCGCTGGAGCAGGCGCTCGCGCTGAGCGAGGAGATCTTCGCCTCGTTCAACCGGGTGTTGCAGCGCAACGCCTGCGAGGCGCCCTTCCGTCGGCTCACCCAGTGGATGGAAGGGCATCTGCGCTCGCTGCCCGAGCCGGAGCCCGAGGCGGAATCCGAGCCGGAGCCGGAACCCGAGGCGGAAGCAGAGGTCGTTCCCGCGCGCGCGCGCACGGGGCCCGCCGAGTCCTCGCGTGCCGCGTCCGCGTCGACCGGGCCCACGATGCCGGTGTCGCCGGCGCTGGCGCAGTTGATGCGCAAGCTGGCCGCGTTCGACACGCTCATCGAGCGGCAGGACTTCCGGCGCGCGACGGTGGTGGCGGCCGACGTGCTGCAGGTGGTGGAGCATTTCGATCCCCGCGTGTACCTGCCCGCGATGTTCTCCCGGTTCTTCGCCGGATTGAGCACCAAGGCGGATGAAGTGGAGCCCCTGCTGCAGAGCACCGACTCGCTGGGGTTCCGCGCGTTGGATCAGCTCTACCGCGTGGACCTGGAGGCCTTCCTCGCCCAGGAAGACGGCATGAGCACGGGCGGGGATGAGGAGTAG
- the tssB gene encoding type VI secretion system contractile sheath small subunit: protein MPIQDTLPKSRITLTYRTNINGQQEEVKLPFRVVVTGDFSLGSSKDRQQDLEERQLRSVNGSNINDLMKDMGMSLSFDVEDKISTDAGAKMSVTLPIDRMKSFHPDEIVHHVPKLKALLLMRKLLLEMQSDIDNRKELRRTLYELFSNKEQLKQLLESDQLKGFASMRLPVSKAPAAESGQPALVSETVPAEATVKA, encoded by the coding sequence GTGCCCATCCAGGATACTCTGCCCAAATCTCGTATCACGCTCACCTACCGCACCAACATCAACGGCCAGCAGGAAGAGGTGAAGCTGCCTTTCCGCGTCGTGGTGACGGGAGACTTCTCGCTCGGTAGCTCCAAGGATCGGCAGCAGGACCTGGAGGAGCGGCAGCTGCGGTCGGTCAACGGCTCCAACATCAATGATCTGATGAAGGACATGGGAATGTCCTTGTCGTTCGACGTGGAGGACAAGATCAGCACCGATGCGGGGGCGAAGATGTCGGTCACGCTGCCCATCGATCGGATGAAGTCCTTCCACCCGGATGAGATCGTCCATCACGTGCCCAAGCTCAAGGCGCTGCTCCTGATGCGCAAGCTGCTGCTGGAGATGCAGTCGGACATCGACAACCGCAAGGAGCTGCGGCGCACGCTGTACGAGCTGTTCTCCAACAAGGAGCAGCTCAAGCAGCTCCTGGAGAGCGATCAGCTCAAGGGGTTCGCGTCCATGCGCCTGCCGGTGTCGAAGGCTCCGGCGGCCGAGTCCGGACAGCCGGCCCTCGTCTCCGAGACGGTCCCCGCCGAAGCGACCGTCAAGGCCTGA
- a CDS encoding choice-of-anchor D domain-containing protein has product MNPEGLGYPPLGVKVKFAPGADQMRQFNGQLRITSDAMEEVLSVDLSGTGVEFATEVDETPIDFGLVRAKTVHQESVRVYNAGSDTLTITPSFAAYSHPSFSLDPTTAGPIFIPGGHEETINVNFEGPEDTEEEVNGELVLDIEGDPNSDSKLIQLKGRANKPVLAENLKLDFGVRRAGTEPEETVTVTNTGSRAITFTSIGEPSNAAFSIRNKPTGAVTLEPGGGANSTLSLTVRFSVPTVTEDEVTGSITLTNQDATDPDYSTYTIPLSGSGNKPVLVRDPTAGLAFGAQRAGTDTDAMVTVTNTGSRAITFTSIGNPSNTAFTLRNKPTGAVTLEPGGGANSTLSLTVRFRAPTSSEALVSGSIALVNTDPDYSTYTIPLSGSGNKPVLASNPTNGLAFGAQRAGTDTNATVTVTNTGSRAITFTSIGDPSHSAFTLRNKPTGAVTLEPGGGANSTLSLMVRFRAPTDTEVPVSGTIALVNTDPAYSTYTIPLSGSGNKPMLVRDPTAGLAFGAQRAGTDTDATVTVTNTGSRAITFTSIGDPSHSAFTLRNKPTGSVTLEPGGGANSTLSLTVRFRAPSDTEAPASGSIALVNTDPDYSTYTIPLSGSSDRPVLVRDPTAGLEFGAQRAGTDTDATVTVTNTGSRAITFTSIGNPSNTAFTLLDKPTGAVTLEPGGGANSKLSLTVRFRAPTNSETPVSGSIALVNTDPAYSTYTIPLSGSGNKPVLVRDPTAGLEFGAQRAGTDTDATVTVTNTGSRAITFTSIGEPSNAAFTLRNKPTGSVTLQPGGGANSTLSLTVRFRAPTNSETPVSGSIALVNTDPDYSTYTIPLSGSGNKPVLVRDPTAGLAFGARRAGTDTDATVTVTNTGSRAITFTSIGNPTHSAFTLLSKPASPVTLQAGGGANSTLSLTVRFRAPTDTEVPVSGSIALVNTDPDYSTYTIPLSGSGNKPVLVMSPTDGLDFGDKRGGTDTMMTVTVSNSGTRAITFTSIGNPTHAAFTLLNKPSGAVTLEPEGQGVSSLSLNVNFHAPEASDSLVQATFALVNTDPTYSNYAVKLKGRGVKPAIDPVPDVDFDEVRVGVVKRMPVVITNSGSGPVTFADVVIEGNSAFTLDPPISRNTPVVINPGTTTLTVQFLPTIESETPVRGTLKLFSSDPAIDDLSVGLSGAGVRPVLQMVKTPLAFGDQNVGVPGGTSLQVSLSNSGTGKLHISNIATSGAPFSVSPSLPFDVTRTGGPQVLTVTFSPTRVDSFTGALTLSTNDPGNSSVSLQLSGNGRILLKVDPETSRIDFGSTPVQTTVAQKVTLSNDGSQDIVVQPPVFAVGSPFSSTFTTAVTLGPSQRNFEFQMKFTPTATGPAYESVALDSNASNVTRIALSGSGAEPRMRITVTDDPTQRELNFGNVNVGSRLVRNVTLENTGDAELSLNAFTVEPATPQFRPQVPAKTKLLPAETVVLPVEFVPTANGLVSADLKVSANITGGFMTFPLRGTGLSANIGLSVASLSFNEQKLLQASARKSLTISSSGEAQLLINRIELSAGYSFDPPVTLPSTESPWVLAPKTGLRTLELVFTPTTLGSVPGTLRVYSNAINTVDPVALTGTGVDGVGLTTPQREFSFADTPVGASVRYTVRVENNGGYPLRLVSATSTSASEPNPFTVVNFETNRTLQKNRADYSEFFVDFVPTFHGAHKGTLVIQTDSASLPSISLAMSGNALGPEAFLTTTGPVNFGKINVQATAKAQLAVKNTGQGTLTIQDIAFTNKVSTDGGTSSPDDPSQIFAVGPSADGGLALPVDVASQQVVSIPLTFKPVAMGVREALVTVKSNARDVSKDAVGEGTAPVLTITPPTLEFKGILVGNYSQAQTLTVHNTGNGSVEIDSITMSSNGSDVFIVQPVVTPYLLYPNAELPISVTFQPTAERTSAEVQLIVTPVTGYRVPAVSARLVGKGVLEPITVESELEYGKQLINNPAVRVLHIGNATGEAITFIRATVDSAPGCSQFRSDPAQAGGFTVEPFETKELRILFTPLAEGPLNCNLKLEFGQFRDKLPVALHGEGIRAVLSVNTTTLDFGSLRAGVDRRVERIALRNLSSDTVKLAEPEETSSTGERFKIDLLSLKDRLLEPDVPLYVDVEYQPQGETLSKSTLLFGTKEPLLLRSVEVQLAGKATKQILGIDQTEVDFGRVDVNANPVSKTMTITNGSSQAQRVLVSMQGQTGSPFSTNVGASGLDIPAQGSATFTVSFDPTDSGNVEDKVLIKLQDSSTADMVLTVKGAGRTLSGQGNGLGCSASGAWGSAGVLALLALVGLRSRRRRRE; this is encoded by the coding sequence TTGAATCCGGAGGGGCTGGGTTATCCGCCCCTGGGAGTCAAGGTCAAGTTCGCTCCTGGCGCTGACCAGATGCGCCAGTTCAATGGCCAGTTGAGAATCACCAGTGACGCCATGGAGGAAGTGCTGTCCGTTGACCTCTCTGGCACTGGTGTGGAGTTCGCCACGGAGGTGGACGAGACCCCGATCGACTTCGGTTTGGTTCGCGCGAAGACCGTCCATCAAGAAAGTGTGAGGGTATACAACGCGGGAAGCGACACCCTCACGATCACCCCCTCGTTCGCCGCCTACTCGCACCCAAGCTTCTCCCTGGATCCAACCACGGCGGGTCCCATCTTCATCCCAGGAGGGCACGAGGAGACGATCAATGTGAATTTCGAGGGGCCCGAGGACACGGAGGAGGAGGTCAACGGAGAACTCGTCCTGGACATCGAGGGGGATCCCAATAGCGACAGCAAATTGATTCAGCTCAAGGGCCGTGCGAACAAGCCCGTGCTGGCGGAGAACCTCAAGCTGGACTTCGGGGTCCGCCGGGCAGGAACGGAGCCCGAGGAGACGGTGACGGTGACCAACACGGGCTCACGTGCCATCACCTTCACCTCCATTGGAGAGCCGAGCAACGCCGCCTTCAGCATCCGTAACAAGCCCACGGGCGCGGTCACCCTCGAGCCCGGTGGAGGCGCCAACTCCACGTTGTCGCTCACGGTGCGCTTCAGCGTGCCCACGGTCACGGAGGACGAGGTCACCGGTTCCATCACCCTCACCAACCAGGACGCGACGGACCCGGACTACAGCACCTACACCATTCCCTTGTCGGGCAGTGGCAACAAGCCGGTGCTGGTGAGGGACCCCACGGCGGGCCTGGCGTTCGGAGCCCAGCGGGCCGGCACGGACACGGACGCCATGGTGACGGTGACCAACACGGGCTCGCGCGCCATCACCTTCACCTCCATCGGCAACCCCTCCAACACCGCCTTCACCCTCCGCAACAAGCCCACGGGCGCGGTCACCCTCGAGCCCGGTGGAGGCGCCAACTCCACGCTGTCGCTCACGGTGCGCTTCCGCGCCCCCACCAGTTCGGAGGCGCTTGTCTCGGGTTCCATCGCCCTGGTGAACACGGATCCGGACTACAGCACCTACACCATTCCCTTGTCGGGCAGTGGCAACAAGCCGGTGCTGGCGAGTAACCCAACGAATGGGCTGGCGTTCGGAGCCCAGCGAGCCGGCACGGACACGAACGCCACGGTGACGGTGACGAACACGGGCTCGCGCGCCATCACCTTCACCTCCATCGGCGACCCCTCCCATTCGGCTTTCACCCTCCGCAACAAGCCCACGGGCGCGGTCACCCTCGAGCCCGGAGGGGGCGCCAACTCCACGCTGTCGCTCATGGTTCGCTTCCGCGCCCCCACGGACACGGAAGTCCCCGTTTCGGGCACCATCGCCCTGGTGAACACGGACCCGGCCTATAGCACCTACACCATTCCCCTGTCGGGCAGTGGCAACAAGCCGATGCTGGTGAGGGACCCCACGGCGGGTCTGGCGTTCGGAGCCCAGCGGGCCGGCACGGACACGGACGCCACGGTGACGGTGACCAATACGGGCTCGCGCGCCATCACCTTCACCTCCATCGGCGACCCCTCCCATTCGGCTTTCACCCTCCGCAACAAGCCCACGGGCTCGGTCACCCTCGAGCCCGGAGGAGGTGCCAACTCCACGCTGTCGCTCACGGTGCGCTTCCGCGCCCCCTCGGACACGGAAGCCCCCGCCTCGGGCTCCATCGCCCTGGTGAACACGGACCCGGATTACAGCACCTACACCATTCCCTTGTCGGGCAGCTCGGACAGGCCGGTGCTGGTGAGGGACCCCACGGCGGGCCTGGAGTTCGGAGCCCAACGGGCCGGCACGGACACGGACGCCACGGTGACGGTGACCAACACGGGCTCGCGCGCCATCACCTTCACCTCCATCGGCAACCCCTCCAACACCGCCTTCACCCTCCTCGACAAGCCCACGGGCGCGGTCACCCTCGAGCCCGGTGGAGGCGCCAACTCCAAGCTGTCGCTCACGGTGCGCTTCCGCGCCCCCACCAACTCGGAGACGCCAGTTTCGGGCTCCATCGCCCTGGTGAACACGGACCCGGCCTACAGCACCTACACCATTCCCCTGTCGGGCAGTGGTAACAAGCCGGTGCTGGTGAGGGACCCCACGGCGGGCCTGGAGTTCGGAGCCCAGCGGGCCGGCACGGACACGGACGCCACGGTGACGGTGACCAATACGGGCTCGCGCGCCATCACCTTCACCTCCATCGGCGAGCCGAGCAACGCCGCTTTCACCCTCCGCAACAAGCCCACGGGCTCGGTCACCCTCCAGCCCGGTGGGGGCGCCAACTCCACCTTGTCGCTCACGGTGCGCTTCCGCGCCCCCACCAACTCGGAGACGCCGGTTTCGGGCTCCATCGCCCTGGTGAACACGGACCCGGACTACAGCACCTACACCATTCCCCTGTCGGGCAGTGGCAACAAGCCGGTGCTGGTGAGGGACCCCACGGCGGGCCTGGCCTTCGGGGCCCGGCGGGCCGGCACGGACACGGATGCCACGGTGACGGTGACCAACACCGGCTCGCGCGCCATCACCTTCACCTCCATCGGCAATCCCACCCACTCGGCCTTCACCCTCCTCAGCAAGCCCGCCAGTCCCGTCACCCTCCAGGCCGGTGGCGGCGCCAACTCCACGCTGTCGCTCACGGTGCGCTTCCGCGCCCCTACTGACACGGAAGTTCCCGTCTCGGGCTCCATCGCCCTGGTGAACACGGATCCGGACTACAGCACCTACACCATTCCCTTGTCGGGCAGTGGCAACAAGCCGGTGCTGGTCATGAGTCCCACCGACGGACTTGATTTCGGTGACAAGAGGGGAGGGACCGACACCATGATGACGGTGACGGTGAGCAACTCGGGCACGCGCGCCATCACCTTCACCTCCATCGGCAATCCCACCCACGCGGCCTTCACCCTCCTCAACAAACCCTCGGGTGCGGTCACCCTCGAGCCCGAGGGGCAGGGAGTGTCCTCCCTGTCGTTGAATGTGAATTTCCATGCGCCCGAGGCTTCGGACTCCCTTGTCCAGGCCACCTTCGCCCTCGTCAACACGGACCCGACCTACAGCAACTACGCGGTCAAGCTGAAGGGCCGGGGAGTCAAACCCGCGATCGATCCCGTGCCCGATGTCGATTTCGACGAGGTGCGAGTGGGGGTGGTGAAACGGATGCCGGTGGTGATCACCAACTCGGGTTCCGGCCCCGTGACCTTCGCGGATGTCGTCATCGAGGGAAACTCGGCGTTCACGCTGGACCCGCCCATCAGCCGCAACACCCCCGTGGTCATCAACCCTGGAACCACGACGCTGACGGTGCAGTTCCTCCCCACGATTGAGTCCGAGACTCCCGTCCGGGGCACTCTCAAGCTCTTCAGCAGCGACCCTGCGATCGATGACCTCTCGGTGGGCCTGAGTGGAGCGGGTGTGAGGCCCGTGCTCCAGATGGTCAAGACGCCGCTCGCCTTCGGTGATCAGAACGTGGGTGTTCCGGGAGGAACGAGCTTGCAGGTGTCCTTGAGCAATTCGGGCACGGGTAAACTCCACATCTCCAATATCGCCACGAGTGGCGCTCCCTTCTCGGTCTCGCCTTCGCTGCCCTTCGATGTGACGAGGACCGGCGGTCCACAGGTGCTCACGGTGACGTTCTCCCCGACACGGGTTGATTCGTTCACGGGCGCCCTGACCCTCTCCACGAACGATCCGGGCAATTCGTCCGTGAGCCTCCAGCTTTCAGGAAACGGACGGATCCTGCTCAAGGTGGATCCCGAGACCAGCCGGATCGACTTCGGCTCCACCCCGGTGCAAACCACGGTGGCGCAGAAGGTCACCCTCTCCAACGATGGTTCTCAGGACATCGTGGTCCAACCGCCGGTGTTCGCGGTGGGTTCCCCGTTCAGCAGCACATTCACGACGGCCGTGACGCTCGGGCCCAGTCAGCGGAATTTTGAGTTCCAGATGAAGTTCACGCCGACGGCGACTGGCCCCGCGTATGAGAGCGTTGCGTTGGACAGCAATGCCTCCAATGTCACCCGGATTGCTTTGTCAGGCAGTGGGGCCGAGCCCAGGATGAGGATCACCGTGACCGATGATCCCACCCAACGAGAGCTCAACTTCGGCAATGTGAACGTGGGCTCGCGGCTCGTGAGGAATGTGACCCTTGAGAACACGGGGGATGCGGAGCTGTCGCTGAACGCCTTCACCGTCGAGCCCGCCACCCCCCAGTTCAGACCCCAGGTCCCGGCCAAGACCAAGTTGCTGCCCGCCGAGACGGTCGTTTTGCCGGTGGAGTTCGTGCCCACCGCGAATGGCCTGGTCTCGGCGGATCTCAAGGTCTCCGCGAACATCACGGGAGGCTTCATGACCTTCCCGCTGAGAGGCACGGGTTTGTCGGCCAACATCGGGCTGTCCGTTGCCTCGCTCAGCTTCAACGAGCAGAAGTTGCTGCAGGCCAGCGCGAGGAAGTCCCTCACCATCAGCAGCAGTGGGGAGGCCCAGTTGCTCATCAATCGGATCGAGCTGTCCGCGGGATACTCCTTCGATCCTCCCGTGACGCTGCCCTCGACCGAGAGTCCCTGGGTGCTCGCCCCGAAGACCGGGCTGCGTACGCTGGAGCTGGTCTTCACGCCGACCACGTTGGGATCCGTGCCAGGCACGCTGCGGGTCTACAGCAACGCCATCAATACCGTTGACCCCGTGGCGTTGACGGGGACGGGCGTCGATGGTGTGGGCCTGACGACCCCTCAGCGGGAGTTCAGTTTCGCGGACACCCCTGTCGGGGCTTCCGTGAGATACACCGTCAGGGTCGAGAACAATGGTGGGTATCCCCTGAGGCTCGTGAGCGCCACGAGCACGAGTGCCTCGGAGCCGAACCCATTCACTGTCGTGAACTTCGAGACCAATCGTACCTTGCAGAAGAACAGGGCGGACTACTCCGAGTTCTTCGTGGACTTCGTGCCGACGTTCCATGGGGCGCACAAGGGCACTCTCGTCATCCAGACCGACTCCGCGAGTCTGCCGAGCATCAGTCTGGCGATGAGCGGCAATGCACTGGGACCGGAGGCGTTCCTCACCACGACGGGACCCGTGAACTTTGGAAAGATCAACGTGCAGGCAACCGCCAAGGCGCAGCTGGCCGTGAAGAACACGGGGCAGGGCACCCTGACCATCCAGGACATCGCCTTCACGAACAAGGTCTCGACGGATGGGGGGACGTCCTCTCCGGACGACCCGTCCCAGATCTTCGCGGTTGGCCCCAGCGCCGATGGCGGGCTCGCGCTGCCCGTGGACGTGGCCTCGCAGCAGGTGGTCTCCATTCCGTTGACCTTCAAGCCCGTCGCGATGGGGGTCCGTGAAGCCCTCGTCACGGTGAAGTCCAATGCGCGGGACGTGTCGAAGGATGCCGTGGGGGAGGGGACCGCTCCCGTCCTGACGATCACGCCCCCTACTCTGGAGTTCAAGGGAATCCTGGTGGGCAATTACTCCCAGGCGCAGACCCTCACCGTGCACAACACGGGCAATGGTTCGGTTGAAATCGACAGCATCACCATGTCCTCGAACGGGTCGGACGTCTTCATCGTCCAACCGGTCGTCACCCCCTACCTGCTGTATCCGAACGCGGAGTTGCCGATCTCGGTGACGTTCCAGCCCACGGCGGAGCGGACCTCCGCCGAGGTTCAGCTGATCGTCACTCCCGTCACGGGGTATCGCGTGCCGGCGGTGTCGGCGAGGCTGGTCGGCAAGGGGGTTCTCGAGCCGATCACGGTGGAGTCCGAGCTGGAGTACGGAAAGCAGCTCATCAACAACCCGGCGGTTCGCGTCCTGCACATCGGCAACGCGACGGGAGAGGCCATCACCTTCATCCGCGCGACCGTGGATTCGGCGCCGGGGTGCTCACAGTTCAGGTCGGATCCCGCGCAGGCGGGGGGCTTCACCGTGGAGCCCTTCGAAACGAAAGAGCTGCGCATCCTCTTCACGCCCCTGGCCGAGGGCCCGTTGAACTGCAATCTGAAGCTCGAGTTCGGCCAGTTCAGGGACAAGCTGCCGGTGGCGTTGCATGGAGAGGGAATCCGCGCGGTGCTCTCCGTCAACACGACGACACTGGACTTCGGAAGCCTGCGCGCGGGGGTCGACCGGCGGGTGGAGCGGATCGCGCTCAGGAACCTGAGCAGTGACACCGTCAAACTGGCCGAGCCCGAGGAGACGTCGAGCACCGGCGAGCGCTTCAAGATCGATCTGCTGTCCTTGAAGGACAGGCTCCTCGAGCCCGACGTCCCCTTGTACGTGGACGTGGAGTACCAACCCCAGGGGGAGACGCTCTCCAAGAGCACGCTGTTGTTCGGGACGAAAGAGCCCCTGTTGTTGCGCTCGGTGGAGGTGCAGCTCGCCGGCAAGGCGACGAAGCAGATCCTGGGGATTGATCAAACCGAAGTGGATTTCGGCCGGGTGGATGTCAACGCGAATCCGGTGTCCAAGACCATGACCATCACCAATGGCTCGTCCCAGGCCCAGCGGGTGCTCGTGAGCATGCAGGGCCAAACGGGGTCGCCCTTCAGCACGAATGTGGGAGCGAGCGGTTTGGACATCCCCGCGCAGGGAAGCGCCACGTTCACGGTGTCGTTCGATCCCACCGATTCGGGCAATGTCGAGGACAAGGTGTTGATCAAGCTGCAGGACTCGTCCACGGCCGACATGGTGCTCACCGTGAAGGGCGCGGGCCGCACCCTGTCGGGGCAGGGCAATGGTCTGGGGTGCTCCGCGAGCGGCGCCTGGGGAAGCGCGGGCGTGCTGGCCCTGCTGGCGCTCGTGGGTCTGCGCTCGCGGCGGCGGAGGCGGGAGTAG
- a CDS encoding AMP-binding protein, with translation MAFDVRKILEQLETGAPAEPGVPTWQQESWDRSEEFFAALVAAHVGRGAPLKSRVGQHYDFFHDAVVRHANTDRIALRHYDRRSGWQVLGYRQLHEQAARRATEWARQGVKAGAKVCLLYPVGSELLISLAAALGLGASVSLLLPQGRRFIANRLATLEPDHIATEPHQTLLVAGFEKKVLQSRGQAAPAFTSHTFKPEEPVGLLFSPLVEPSGTPAVLTAEDAWRGALVDGLLTFGLGPGEHLCAPGYHPLQHLPAFLLTTLLRGATYLHLELADLEANPALLTEHPVRALGVTPALRDLLLRARLPLKNVAHWFRNPEEPIDWLAWRAWVKQCGMAAVPSANVLVDGAAGGAVLASPRQVRDLHAEAPPAAGRSWALRDVNMSGQHAPGDLGVFTLLPDKERPPGYVVLTRAYGVYHYGGPRTARRDGRVYPGAEVARAIEQLPFVRAATVMQAPTGGVAGHYRQVLLVFTGTQKPNESAWMQEIRRCLELQMGGEHLPDRTEFIPLYARRVKGRVDEEWCRSQYLTGALHRKSSDPLFRSLTELRGHLLEKDGAGV, from the coding sequence ATGGCCTTCGACGTCCGAAAGATCCTCGAGCAGCTCGAGACGGGGGCCCCCGCGGAGCCGGGGGTTCCCACCTGGCAGCAGGAGAGCTGGGACCGGTCCGAGGAGTTCTTCGCCGCGCTCGTCGCGGCCCACGTGGGCCGCGGCGCTCCGCTCAAGAGCCGGGTGGGCCAGCACTACGACTTCTTCCACGACGCCGTGGTGCGCCACGCGAACACGGACCGCATCGCCCTGCGGCACTATGACCGCCGGAGCGGCTGGCAGGTGCTGGGCTACCGGCAGTTGCACGAGCAGGCGGCGCGGCGGGCCACCGAGTGGGCACGGCAAGGCGTCAAGGCGGGCGCCAAGGTGTGCCTGCTCTACCCGGTGGGTAGCGAGCTGCTCATCTCCCTCGCGGCGGCCCTGGGGCTGGGCGCCAGTGTCAGCCTGTTGCTTCCGCAGGGCCGGCGGTTCATCGCGAACCGGCTGGCCACGCTCGAGCCGGACCACATCGCCACCGAGCCCCACCAGACGCTCCTGGTGGCGGGCTTCGAGAAGAAGGTGTTGCAGAGTCGGGGGCAGGCGGCTCCAGCCTTCACCTCGCACACCTTCAAGCCGGAAGAGCCCGTGGGCTTGTTGTTCTCTCCGCTGGTGGAGCCCTCGGGGACTCCCGCGGTGTTGACGGCGGAGGATGCCTGGCGCGGAGCGCTGGTGGACGGCCTGCTCACCTTCGGGCTGGGTCCGGGCGAGCACCTGTGCGCCCCGGGCTACCACCCCCTGCAACACCTGCCCGCGTTCCTGCTCACCACCTTGTTGCGCGGGGCCACCTACCTCCACCTGGAGCTGGCGGACCTGGAGGCCAACCCCGCGCTGCTCACCGAGCATCCGGTGCGTGCGTTGGGTGTCACGCCCGCGCTGAGGGATCTGCTGCTGCGCGCGCGCCTGCCCCTCAAGAACGTGGCCCACTGGTTCCGCAACCCCGAGGAGCCCATCGACTGGCTGGCGTGGCGTGCCTGGGTCAAGCAGTGCGGCATGGCGGCGGTACCCTCCGCGAACGTGCTCGTGGATGGCGCCGCCGGAGGCGCGGTGCTCGCCTCGCCGCGGCAGGTGAGGGATCTGCACGCCGAGGCGCCGCCCGCGGCGGGCCGGAGCTGGGCCCTGCGGGACGTGAACATGAGCGGCCAGCACGCGCCGGGGGACCTGGGCGTCTTCACGCTGTTGCCGGACAAGGAGCGGCCTCCGGGCTACGTGGTCCTCACGCGCGCCTATGGGGTGTACCACTACGGTGGCCCGCGCACCGCCCGGCGCGACGGCCGGGTATACCCGGGCGCCGAGGTCGCACGGGCCATCGAGCAGCTGCCCTTCGTCCGCGCCGCCACGGTGATGCAGGCGCCCACGGGCGGGGTGGCCGGTCACTACCGTCAGGTGCTGCTCGTCTTCACCGGGACCCAGAAGCCCAACGAGAGCGCCTGGATGCAGGAGATCCGCCGTTGCCTCGAATTGCAGATGGGCGGCGAGCACCTGCCCGATCGGACGGAATTCATCCCCCTGTATGCCCGCCGGGTGAAGGGGAGGGTGGATGAGGAGTGGTGCCGCTCGCAGTACCTGACGGGTGCGCTCCACCGGAAGAGTTCGGATCCGCTCTTCCGCTCGCTCACCGAGCTGCGCGGGCACCTGCTGGAAAAGGATGGCGCGGGTGTGTGA